DNA from Xanthomonas hyacinthi:
ACAGCGCCGTGCCCACCCCGAACACGGCGAAGGCGACGATGATCGCTGGCCACCACGCATGGCCGACCAGCAACTCCGCAATCAGCGGCGCCGACAGGGCCGCGAAGCCCAATCCTCCGGTAATGAGCACTCTTGACGACCACCGCCCCTGAAGCCTGCCCGCAAGCACGTTGCCGACCGTCAGGCTGACGACGACAGGCAGAAGCGCAAATCCGGTCTCGCGGGCATCCAGCCCGTAGCTGCCGTGCAGATACAGGCTCAGGATGAACAGCAGTCCGAAATAGCCGATATAGACCAGGCAGCCGACAAGGTTGGCGGCGACGAAGGCCGAATTGCGGAACCAGGCGAGCGGCACCATCGGATCACGTATCCTGCGCTCGACGGTCACCCAGACCGCAGCGGCGGCAACCGCGGCAAGCCCGGCAAGCCAAACTGCGGGGGCGGACATCCCCTGTTGAGGCAATTCGATCGCCGCAAAGCAGAGCGCGCCGAGCATTGCCGCACTGGAGATCTGGCCGCCCCAGTCGAACCGTTTGGCGGCGCGCGATGGCTGCGGGCGAACGATGCGCGCCGTCAGCCCGAACACGATCGCGCCGGCAGGCACGTTGACGAAGAACACACTCCGCCAGCCGAAGCCGTCGATCAGCAATCCGCCGACGACAGGGCCAACGGCCGCCGCGACGGACGCAATGCCCGCCCACGTGGCGATCGCGCGGGCGCGCTCATCCGGATCGTCGAATGTGCCTCTTACAATCGCCAGAGACGCAGGCAGGAACAGCGCCGCTCCCATTCCCTGTACAAGCCTTGCTGCCACCAGCAGCGGAACCGAGTCGGCCACGCCGCATAAGGCCGAGGCGCCGACGAAGAACCCCAGCCCGGTCAGATAGACGGTCTTCGCACCGAAGCGATCCGCAAGAATGCCGCCAGCCAGGATCAGCGCCGCCATGCTCAGCGTGTAGGCGTCGACGATCCACGCGAGGCCACCGATCTTCGCGCCAAGGTCGGCGCGCATCGCTGGCAGCGCGACGTTGACGATCGTGGAGTCCAGCACCGCCATGAACATGCCGCCGGCGACAAGTCCGAGCGTTAGTCCACGGCGCCTCGCGGCACCAGCCTCGTCTTCGGTATATCGATCGATTGTTTCGCAACTCGTCATGGGACACCTCCGGGACGGGACCTATCCTACGGATTGGCAACGATGCACAAAAGAAGTATGTATGCTTTTCTATGATGCAAAAATTCATCATGTCCCCGCTGCCACGCCGGACCCATCGCCCATGATGAATTGGGACAATGCCCGTTTCTTCCTCGCCATCGCACGCGCCGGCACGCTGCGCGGCGCGGCCAGGCATCTGAAGGTCGACCAGGCGACCGTGGGCCGGCGGCTGGCAGCCCTGGAGGACGAACTCGGCGCGCGGCTGTTCCTACGCACCCCGTCGCTCTATGTGCTGACGCCAGCCGGCGAAGCGCTCATCGAGCCGGCGGAGGCGATCGAACGATCCGTGGCGCAGATCGAGCGGCGGGTGATGGGCCTGGACGAGCGGCTGGTCGGTTCGATCCGGGTAGCGACGACCGACTCGCTGGGCAGGCACTTCGTCATTCCCGCGATCGCCCGGATGCGCGCCGAGCATCCCGGCATCGACGTCGTCTGCCTGGCCTCGCAGGACCTCGCCAACCTGACCCGTCGCGAAGCGGACGTCGCCATCCGGACCGTCCGTCCTGAAGCGCCCGATCTGATCGTGCGACGCCTGGGCACGCTTCAAACCGGAATCTATGCCTCTCGCGCCTATCTCGCTGCACGCGGCACGCCGGAGTCCGGCGGTGGGTTCGAGGGCCATGACCTCGTCCTGTATCGACATCCGGTCGCCCCGACGCTGCCCTCGGCGTTGTGTGGGGAGCCGGCGACCGGCGGTCAGGGGATGTTCCAGACCTCGTCGACCGTCATGCTCGTCGACGCAACGGTCGCCGGCCTCGGCGTAGCGGAGCTGCCATGCTATCGCGCTGACTTCGAGGTCGACCTGGTGCGGATCATGCCGCAGTGTTCCGCCGACTTCGACGTCTGGCTCGTTGCACACGCCGACCTCGACAAGACGGCGAGGATTCAGGCGCTGATGAGCGCATTGGTCGAGCAGTTCGCGCGTTCAAGGGCATAGCCTGATTTTCACAAAGACCTCCCAGGTCCCATTTGGTACAGCGCCGCCATGTGGCCGATCGCCTGCTGTGCGATCAGACTCCCGCTGGCCTTGTGCAGGTCGACGAACTTGCGCCGCGCATGTGCCCAGCAGCCCAGTTCGGTGACGCCATCGGCGAACAGCGCCTTGTAGCCGGCGTAGTCGTCGACCATCAGGGCGCCGCGCCAGTGGCCCAGGAACCTAGCCGCATGTTTGCCGCTGCGGCTGGTGCAGAAGTCGAACACGATGATCGGCGCGTCCGCGGTCGTGCGATACGCGAACAGATACGCACGTTTGGTCTTGCCGGCACCCGGATCGAGCATCGCCACCGGTGTCTCGTCGGCATGCAGCACCGCGTGGCTCTGAAGCTCGGCGCGCAACGCATTGACCAGCGGCTGCAGGGCGACGCCGGCAGCGCCCATCCACTCGGCCATGCTGCTGCGGCTGATCGCCACGCCGCGGCGCGCCAGGATCGCTTCTTGCCGATACAGCGGCAGGTGATCGACGTACTTGCTGATCGCCACCTGCGCGATCAGGGCCGCCGCCGCTTTGGCGGCGGGCGTGCCGCCTTCGCTTCGGCCGGCAGCCTCGGGCGTGAAGCGCCTCAAGCGCCGCCTCCACCGCCGCGATGTCGGCGCTGAGCGCCTCGTCGAACAAGGCGCGCTGGGCCGGATCCATCTGCTCGGTGCGCGCGGCGAACTGGACCCGGCGCAGACGCTTGATCTCGGCGGTCAGGGCGGCGATCGCGCTGTCCTTGTAGGCGATGGCGCGATCGCGTGCTGCGATCTCGACGATCTGCTCGGCCACCATCCCGCGCAGCACGTCGACATCAGTAATCGCAGCGAGTGACGACCGACTACCGTGCGGCCTGCCGAGGAAATAGGGTCGCATCGACTCCCAAGTCTCGGCGACTTCTGCCCACTGCCAACACGGTGTCTCCTTATCTAGGAGCAAGGGCATAGCAATGGACAACGGAATCATCCCATCCATGCCAAGAGACTTTTCCCAGTTGCACTTGACGAGTATGGGAGTGGCGTTCGGGTTGTATAGCTGCACATCCAGCTTTTCCGCCGTAATCGTGGCGATGGGGTGGTAGGGAAATGCAGCAACCGAGTCAATAACGTCCTGACTGTCGCCATAAGGGCAAGTGATAAACCCCTTGGCGAAGAATCTGGTGTGGTCGAGACCTTTGTACCCGCACTGCTCGCTTGGCGTAGTCGTCGGGTGGCGGCTGTCGTGGTTGTAGACCAGCGGGTGCCAAGTGGGGTAGCTATCAACCACGGGGCCAAGCTCATCAATGATGTCCCGCAAGGCCTCTCTACTCCGCGCCCGCTACTGTGCCTCGTCAGCGTCCCGCGCTCGCGGGACCAGATAGGCCTCTACCTCCTCAAGTCCGATTCGTGCTGCTTTCGTCTGCTCTGAATGCCATGTTGCGCTCCGTGTCTGACCTGCCAACGCATGGTGAATCATGCTTTCGCATAAATAAAGCATTTGGTGAATCATGCTTTCGCATAAATAAAGCATTTTATGCGTAATACTTTTATATCATACATAACACCATGGCTTCACGACGCCGCAGACAAAGAAAAGCCCCGAAGCCTATCGGCTCGGGGCCCTTGTGTATGGCGGTGGGTCAGGGATTCGAACCCTGGAAGGGGTCACCCCCTTGCTAGTTTTCAAGACTAGTGCCTTCAACCGCTCGGCCAACCCACCATTTCTGCAATGTGCTTACGGGGCGCTTACTCGGTGCAGTGAGAGCCTCGCGTCATATCCGCTAACCCATTGCTCTAGAAGATATTTTAACTACACCCTCGCCGCCGGCACGCCGGTTTTCAAGACCGGTGCCTTAAACCGCTCGGCCATCTCTCCGATTGCAAGCAGATCGCGACGCGCCGTATCCACGCACGCAGAAATCCCTGCGCTTGCGGCCGTGACGTCATCCCGCGGCGTTGGCCGCGACGACATTGCCAGGCATCGCAACGCGCTGCAGCGCCTTGGACGCGGCGCATTTTCGCACGGCCGCGCCGGTTTTGCTCAACCGGCCTCGACCGCCATCGCGCCCAGGGTCGAGTGTTTGGCCTTGATCCGCTCCGGAAAGCCGCTGCAGTCCAGGCGCGAGGCCTCGATCTGGCGCGGCAGGTGCTCGGCGAGGAAGTCGATGAACACGCGCACCGCCGGCAGCAGGCCGCGGCGCGAAGCGAACACCGCGTGGCAGATGCCCTGCGGCAGCGACCATTCCGGCAGCACCACTTCCAGCTCGCCGTTGCGCACGGCATCGGCGCAGACCGTCTCCGGCAGCAAGGTGATGCCGAAGCCGTCCTTGACCATCGACTGCAGCAGCGGGAAGTCGAAGCCGGCCACGCGCGGCTGCAGGTCGACGCGGCGCACCTCGCCGGCCGGTCCGTGCAGTTCCCAGCGCTGCCGCGCCTCGTCCTCGCTGATGCTCAAGGTCACGTGCGACGCCAGTTCTTCCGGATCCTTGGGACGGCCGGCGCGGTCGAGATACTTGGGGCTGGCGACCAGCAGTTCCTGCACCTGGCCGAAGCTGCGCATCACCAGGCTGCCGTCGTCGTCCAGCCGCGAGCGCACCCGCAGCGCGACGTCGTAGCCTTCGTTGATGATGTCCACGCGGCGGTTGCTGATGTTCAACTGCAAGCGCACCTTCGGATACTGGTCGAGGAACATCGGCAGCAGCTTGGGCAATTGCATCTGCGCCAGCGACACCGGCACGCTGACCCGCACCAGGCCGCGCGGTTCGGCGCTGAGCCGGTCCACCACCTCGCGCGCGGCCTGCGCTTCGGCCAGCATCGTCTGCGCGTGGCGATGCACGCTCATGCCCAGGTCGGTGACCGCGAAGCGGCGCGTGGAACGCTGCAGCAGGCGCACCCCCAGATCGGTTTCCAGCTGGCTGATGCGGCGGCTCAGACGCGACTTGGGAATGCCCAGGGCACGCTCGGCCGCGGCGAAACCGCCGTGGTCGACCACCATCGCGAAGTAGTACAGGTCGTTGAGATCGTGCATGTTCTTTCGATATTTAGAACGATGAATGAAATCGCATTGGGTTCATTCTACTCCCACAACGATCCTGGCTGTGCAATCAGGCCATCGGCCGTCGCGCGTCCCAAGCGCCGGTCGCGGCGGCTGGTTCCAGCAGCGATGCAGCCACCTCCCGATTGGCGACAGGGACGATCCCATCAACGGCCCTGCCCCGGCTCGGCTTCGAGACCATGGCAAGCAGGCACTGAGTGAATCGAAGCGATTCCAGCACGCGACAGCGACGCCGTCTTGGTCGACGGTGCGCCGATGCCATCGACGAACACATCTGGTCGAATTGCCGGTCAGCCAAGTGCGGGGATGCCGGGTCGGACGGAAATCCTGCCTGGGAGTGGGCGATGCACAGCCAAGCCTGTCGCACAGCGGTCGTGAAGTCCCACAGATGCCGCCGGATACTTCCGCAAGACCGACAGCCGCGCCGCATCCGCGGAGCCCGAGGCTCACCCGATGCGGTCGAGGCCGCCCATGTACGCACGCAGTGCGTCGGGCACGTCGATCGAGCCGTCGGCGTTCTGGTAGTTCTCCATCACCGCGATCATCGCGCGGCCGACCGCGGTGCCGGAGCCGTTGAGCGTGTGCAGCAGTTCCGGCTTGCCGGTGGCAGGGTTGCGCCAGCGCGCCTGCATGCGCCGCGCCTGGAAGTCGCCGCAGTTGGAGCACGAGGAAATCTCACGGTAGGTCTGCTGCGACGGCAGCCAGACTTCCAGGTCGTAGGTCTTGGTCGCGGCGAAACCCATGTCGCCGGTGCATAGCAGCACCTTGCGGTACGGCAGCCCCAGCGTCTCCAGCACCACTTCGGCGCAGCGGGTCATGCGCTCGTGCTCGGCGGCGCTGTCCTCGGGCCGGCAAATGCTGACCAGTTCCACCTTCTCGAACTGGTGCTGGCGGATCATGCCGCGGGTGTCGCGGCCGCCGCTGCCGGCCTCGGAGCGGAAGCACAGCGAATGCGCGGTCATGCGCAGCGGCAGGCGCTCGGCCTCGACGATCTCGTCGCGGACCAGGTTGGTCAGCGAGATCTCCGACGTGGAGATCAGGTAGCGCTTCTGCTCGCCGAGCTGGGTGGCGAACATGTCCTCTTCGAACTTGGGCAACTGGCCGGTGCCGTACAGGCTGTCGGCGTTGACGATCACCGGCACGTTGGTTTCCTGGTATTCGTGCGGACCGGTATGCAGGTCGAGCATGAATTGCGCCAGCGCACGGTGCAGGCGCGCGATCGGTCCGCGCAGCACGGTGAAGCGCGCGCCCGACAGCTTGGCCGCGGTCTCGCCGTCCAGCCAGGCATGGCGCGCGCCCAGTTCCACATGGTCCTTGACCTCGAAATCGAAGGTGCGCGGCGTGCCCCAGCGCTGCACCTCGACGTTGTCGGCCTCGTCCTTGCCGGCCGGCACATCGGCCTGCGGCAGGTTGGGAATCTCCAGTGCCAGCGTCTCCAGCTGCGCACGGATCTCGTCCAGGCGCTGCTCGGAGGCCTTCAGTTCGTCGCCGAATCCGGCGACTTCGGCCATCAGTGCGGCCACGTCCTCGCCCTTGGCCTTGCCCTGGCCGATCGCCCTGGAACGGCTGTTGCGCAGGCTCTGCAATTCCTGGGTGCGTACCTGGATGCGCTTGCGGTCGGCCTCCAGGGCCTCCAGGGCGGCCACGTCCAGCGCATAGCCGCGGCTGGTGCGCAGGCGCTCGGCGAGGTCGGCGGGCTGTTGGCGGAGCAGGACGGGATCGAGCATGGGCACGGCACGTGGATGGATCGGAGCGGCGCATTATCGCCTGTCGGCCGCGCTTTTGCCGCAACGGCGCGGCGGCGCCGATCCGCGACGCGGCAAGCGCGACGCGCCCGATTAACCGCGGCCATGCCAGAATCCAGTGGTTCCCCAAGGTGAGTCCCATGTCCACGCCGCCTCCGCCCTCCAACACCGGCATCGTGCTGCGCCTGCCGCGACGCCTCCTCGCGATCGCCGGCATCGCCTTCTGCGCCGGGCTGCTGCTGTTCCTGGCGGTGTGGCTGGCCGGGCGCAAGGACAACGCCTTCTACAAGCCGCAGCCGGCGCAGGTGCAGCAGGATGCGGCGGAGATCAAACCGCTGCCCGAACCCCTGCCCGCCGGTAGCGGCGCCAGCGACATGCCGCAGGCCAAGCCGCCGGCAGCGGAGGATGCACCGAAACTGGTCGAGACCGCGCCGCCAGCCGCGCCCGCCGCCGCCGATGCCATGGCGCCGGCGCCCGACGGCACCGAAGGCGCTGCGGCGGCGACGAACGCCACCGCGCTGGCGCCGGGCGATCGTCCGGTGCCGCTGGAAGGGCAGCCGCCGCCACGCTATCCGCCGGCGGC
Protein-coding regions in this window:
- a CDS encoding MFS transporter, whose amino-acid sequence is MTSCETIDRYTEDEAGAARRRGLTLGLVAGGMFMAVLDSTIVNVALPAMRADLGAKIGGLAWIVDAYTLSMAALILAGGILADRFGAKTVYLTGLGFFVGASALCGVADSVPLLVAARLVQGMGAALFLPASLAIVRGTFDDPDERARAIATWAGIASVAAAVGPVVGGLLIDGFGWRSVFFVNVPAGAIVFGLTARIVRPQPSRAAKRFDWGGQISSAAMLGALCFAAIELPQQGMSAPAVWLAGLAAVAAAAVWVTVERRIRDPMVPLAWFRNSAFVAANLVGCLVYIGYFGLLFILSLYLHGSYGLDARETGFALLPVVVSLTVGNVLAGRLQGRWSSRVLITGGLGFAALSAPLIAELLVGHAWWPAIIVAFAVFGVGTALSVPPMISTVLEQVPDTASGVASGLLNALRQAGSLLGVAAASAAATLEPHLPAAMRIVAIVSGGAYAAAALVAVVGMRSSRSDRR
- a CDS encoding LysR family transcriptional regulator, whose amino-acid sequence is MLFYDAKIHHVPAATPDPSPMMNWDNARFFLAIARAGTLRGAARHLKVDQATVGRRLAALEDELGARLFLRTPSLYVLTPAGEALIEPAEAIERSVAQIERRVMGLDERLVGSIRVATTDSLGRHFVIPAIARMRAEHPGIDVVCLASQDLANLTRREADVAIRTVRPEAPDLIVRRLGTLQTGIYASRAYLAARGTPESGGGFEGHDLVLYRHPVAPTLPSALCGEPATGGQGMFQTSSTVMLVDATVAGLGVAELPCYRADFEVDLVRIMPQCSADFDVWLVAHADLDKTARIQALMSALVEQFARSRA
- the tnpC gene encoding IS66 family transposase; its protein translation is MAISKYVDHLPLYRQEAILARRGVAISRSSMAEWMGAAGVALQPLVNALRAELQSHAVLHADETPVAMLDPGAGKTKRAYLFAYRTTADAPIIVFDFCTSRSGKHAARFLGHWRGALMVDDYAGYKALFADGVTELGCWAHARRKFVDLHKASGSLIAQQAIGHMAALYQMGPGRSL
- a CDS encoding LysR family transcriptional regulator — protein: MHDLNDLYYFAMVVDHGGFAAAERALGIPKSRLSRRISQLETDLGVRLLQRSTRRFAVTDLGMSVHRHAQTMLAEAQAAREVVDRLSAEPRGLVRVSVPVSLAQMQLPKLLPMFLDQYPKVRLQLNISNRRVDIINEGYDVALRVRSRLDDDGSLVMRSFGQVQELLVASPKYLDRAGRPKDPEELASHVTLSISEDEARQRWELHGPAGEVRRVDLQPRVAGFDFPLLQSMVKDGFGITLLPETVCADAVRNGELEVVLPEWSLPQGICHAVFASRRGLLPAVRVFIDFLAEHLPRQIEASRLDCSGFPERIKAKHSTLGAMAVEAG
- the serS gene encoding serine--tRNA ligase; translation: MLDPVLLRQQPADLAERLRTSRGYALDVAALEALEADRKRIQVRTQELQSLRNSRSRAIGQGKAKGEDVAALMAEVAGFGDELKASEQRLDEIRAQLETLALEIPNLPQADVPAGKDEADNVEVQRWGTPRTFDFEVKDHVELGARHAWLDGETAAKLSGARFTVLRGPIARLHRALAQFMLDLHTGPHEYQETNVPVIVNADSLYGTGQLPKFEEDMFATQLGEQKRYLISTSEISLTNLVRDEIVEAERLPLRMTAHSLCFRSEAGSGGRDTRGMIRQHQFEKVELVSICRPEDSAAEHERMTRCAEVVLETLGLPYRKVLLCTGDMGFAATKTYDLEVWLPSQQTYREISSCSNCGDFQARRMQARWRNPATGKPELLHTLNGSGTAVGRAMIAVMENYQNADGSIDVPDALRAYMGGLDRIG
- a CDS encoding energy transducer TonB, giving the protein MSTPPPPSNTGIVLRLPRRLLAIAGIAFCAGLLLFLAVWLAGRKDNAFYKPQPAQVQQDAAEIKPLPEPLPAGSGASDMPQAKPPAAEDAPKLVETAPPAAPAAADAMAPAPDGTEGAAAATNATALAPGDRPVPLEGQPPPRYPPAALRRGDSGTVVVRVEVDASGTPGGVALVKRSGSRELDRVAMETVRRWRFRPAQQKGQAVAGSLEIPFDFKPTQ